Proteins encoded together in one Nostoc sp. PCC 7524 window:
- a CDS encoding DUF6888 family protein, with amino-acid sequence MTCFILCQNVTSLFLPIFLVRIDERTGNIYILAGEETGILITRDGRWRYEE; translated from the coding sequence ATAACGTGTTTTATCCTTTGTCAAAATGTTACAAGTTTATTTTTACCAATTTTTCTAGTCCGAATTGATGAACGCACTGGGAACATTTACATTCTGGCTGGAGAAGAAACTGGTATTTTAATTACACGCGATGGTAGATGGAGATACGAAGAATGA
- a CDS encoding glucokinase, which produces MTLLLAGDIGGTKTILRLVEISDSSGLLTIYEESYLSGNFPDLVPMVQQFLLKANAGTPQKACFAIAGPVVNNTAKLTNLAWFLESDRLAQELGIPLISLINDFAAVGYGIFGLSKQDLLTLQVGKHQQEAPIAVIGAGTGLGQGFLIKQGNHYQVFPSEGGHADFAPRNELEFQLLKYLLDKHDIQRVSVERVVSGQGIVALYQFLRDRKLATESPEIAQIVRTWEQQAGQQEKSVDPGAAIGKAGVEGSDRLSEQALQMFVDAYGAEAGNLALKLLPYGGLYIAGGIAPKILPLIQNGNFMLNFTQKGRMRPLLAEIPVHIILNQQVGLIGAALCAARL; this is translated from the coding sequence ATGACATTGTTACTAGCAGGAGATATCGGCGGCACAAAAACTATTTTGCGTTTGGTGGAAATATCAGACTCTTCTGGGTTGCTGACTATTTATGAGGAAAGTTATCTGAGTGGCAATTTTCCTGATTTAGTGCCGATGGTGCAGCAATTTTTACTGAAAGCTAACGCAGGTACACCGCAAAAGGCTTGTTTTGCGATCGCCGGTCCAGTGGTCAATAATACAGCCAAACTCACCAACTTAGCCTGGTTTTTAGAAAGCGATCGCCTAGCGCAAGAATTAGGGATTCCCCTCATTTCCTTGATTAATGATTTTGCGGCTGTGGGCTATGGCATTTTTGGCTTGAGTAAACAAGACTTGCTGACTTTGCAAGTGGGTAAACACCAACAGGAAGCACCTATTGCCGTTATTGGGGCTGGGACTGGCTTAGGACAAGGATTTTTGATTAAACAGGGCAATCACTATCAAGTCTTTCCCTCGGAAGGGGGACACGCCGATTTTGCCCCTCGCAATGAGTTAGAGTTTCAACTGTTGAAATATCTGCTGGATAAACATGACATTCAGCGCGTGTCTGTAGAACGGGTAGTTTCTGGACAGGGAATTGTGGCTCTTTACCAATTTCTGCGCGATCGCAAACTCGCTACCGAATCCCCAGAAATTGCTCAAATTGTCCGCACTTGGGAACAGCAAGCCGGACAGCAGGAAAAAAGTGTTGATCCTGGTGCTGCGATTGGTAAAGCTGGAGTGGAAGGAAGCGATCGCCTCTCAGAACAAGCTTTGCAAATGTTTGTCGATGCTTACGGTGCAGAAGCCGGAAATCTCGCCCTTAAACTTTTACCTTACGGCGGCTTATATATCGCTGGTGGAATTGCCCCTAAAATCTTGCCTTTGATTCAAAACGGCAATTTCATGTTAAATTTCACCCAAAAAGGCAGAATGCGCCCCTTACTAGCAGAAATACCGGTGCATATCATTCTCAATCAACAAGTTGGCTTAATAGGTGCTGCTTTGTGTGCTGCTAGGTTATAA
- a CDS encoding DNA double-strand break repair nuclease NurA, protein MLDLTKLARQMQGLSQHLSQEAAASRQRLELAQQHLQKAYECQHEMIERQEKWRDRILFANATPIEPLNTCIDIPIPPKVHTVIATDGSQIAPSHHEIAYCYLLNIGRVVLHYGQNRYPIMDSLPEVFYRPEDLYMSRQWGIKTEEWMSYCRTASEATVLAELGRGLGTGDWGLGTGGQGRQGNNSSPSPLTPPSPPTSPTFPSPETIPTLAMVDGSLIYWFLEQLPIDARDLILPPILEAWNQLRAAQIPLMGYLSASRNVEGVNFLRLLACPHPAPDCVSYCPNQLEKVPCKVFEPLRDTALWTTQLKPGQRGPLWRSNNRILELYEDQTIYFCYVHVGTEIARIEVPAWVADNTAMFDQALGLMLAQVQKGYGYPVAIAEAHNQAVVRGGDRTRFFALLEKQMIKAGLKNVGTSYKEARKRGSIA, encoded by the coding sequence ATGCTTGATTTAACAAAATTAGCGCGACAAATGCAGGGTTTAAGTCAGCATCTTAGCCAAGAGGCTGCGGCTAGTCGTCAGCGTTTAGAGTTGGCACAACAGCATCTACAAAAAGCTTATGAGTGTCAACATGAAATGATTGAACGTCAGGAAAAATGGCGCGATCGCATTCTCTTTGCTAATGCTACCCCCATTGAGCCACTAAATACTTGCATAGATATTCCCATTCCCCCCAAAGTACACACCGTCATTGCTACCGATGGTTCGCAAATCGCCCCCAGCCATCACGAAATTGCTTACTGTTATCTGTTAAATATCGGTAGGGTAGTCCTACACTACGGACAAAACCGTTACCCCATCATGGATAGTCTGCCAGAGGTATTTTACCGCCCAGAAGATTTATATATGTCTCGCCAGTGGGGAATTAAAACCGAGGAATGGATGAGTTACTGCCGCACTGCGAGTGAAGCGACGGTGTTGGCTGAATTGGGGAGGGGACTGGGGACTGGGGACTGGGGACTGGGAACTGGGGGACAAGGTAGACAAGGTAATAATTCTTCCCCATCTCCCCTTACTCCCCCATCTCCCCCCACTTCCCCCACTTTCCCATCTCCCGAAACAATCCCTACCCTCGCAATGGTAGATGGTTCGTTAATTTACTGGTTTTTAGAACAATTACCTATAGATGCACGCGATCTCATTCTACCCCCCATCCTGGAAGCTTGGAATCAGTTGCGTGCTGCCCAAATTCCTTTGATGGGTTATCTGAGCGCATCTCGGAATGTGGAGGGGGTGAATTTTTTACGGTTGTTGGCTTGTCCCCATCCTGCACCAGATTGTGTCAGTTATTGTCCTAATCAATTAGAAAAAGTTCCTTGTAAGGTGTTTGAACCTTTGCGAGACACTGCTTTGTGGACAACGCAACTCAAACCGGGACAACGGGGGCCACTATGGCGGAGTAATAACCGGATTCTAGAACTTTACGAAGACCAAACTATTTATTTTTGCTACGTTCATGTCGGTACGGAAATCGCCCGGATCGAAGTGCCTGCATGGGTAGCTGATAATACAGCCATGTTTGATCAAGCCTTGGGGCTGATGTTAGCACAGGTGCAGAAGGGGTATGGTTATCCAGTGGCGATCGCTGAAGCCCATAACCAAGCTGTAGTCAGAGGCGGTGATAGAACCCGTTTCTTTGCTTTGTTAGAAAAACAAATGATTAAGGCTGGCTTGAAAAATGTTGGTACTTCTTATAAAGAAGCGAGAAAACGCGGCAGTATTGCGTAA
- the uvrA gene encoding excinuclease ABC subunit UvrA yields the protein MSDNKLVTTLNGHLPYTNHNDRNTIRIRGARQHNLKNIDLELPRDRLIVFTGVSGSGKSSLAFDTIFAEGQRRYVESLSAYARQFLGQLDKPDVEAIEGLSPAISIDQKSTSHNPRSTVGTVTEIYDYLRLLFGRAGEPHCPICDRCIAPQTIDEMVDRIMALPERTRFQILAPVVRGKKGTHRKLLSSLASQGFVRVRVDGEVRELSDSIELDKNFTHTIEVVIDRLVKKDGIQERLVDSLSTCLKQSGGIANILVSPSSENTEEAEQELVFSENFACPEHGAVMEELSPRLFSFNSPYGACPHCHGLGTLRRFAPDLVVPDPEAPVYAAIAPWSEKENSYYLELLYSLGQTHGFELQIKWHQLTVEQQQIILYGEKDENSKNEQKTPKYRGVIPILQRQYEGGTELIKQKLEQYLIDQPCEVCGGRRLKPEALAVRLGQYKILDLTGVSIRDCRERVEQLKLSDRQMQIADLVLREIKARLQFLLDVGLDYLTLDRAAMTLSGGEAQRIRLATQIGSGLTGVLYVLDEPSIGLHQRDNGRLLKTLTKLRNLGNTLIVVEHDEETIRAADYIVDIGPGAGIHGGNIIAQGDLQDLLTAEQSLTGAYLSGRRVIHTPGERREGNGRSLMIKNAHRNNLKNLDVEIPLGKLVAVTGVSGSGKSTLINELLYPSLQHHLTKKVPLPKELDKIQGLNSVDKAIVIDQSPIGRTPRSNPATYTGVFDVIREVFSQTIEAKARGYKPGQFSFNVKGGRCEACSGQGVNVIEMNFLPDVYVQCEVCKGARYNRDTLQVKYKDKSIADVLNMTVEESLEFFQNIPKAVTRLQTLVDVGLGYVRLGQPATTLSGGEAQRVKLATELSRRATGKTLYLIDEPTTGLSFYDVHKLLDVLQRLVDKGNSILVIEHNLDVIRCADWVIDLGPEGGDKGGEVIAVGTPEEVAKNQKSYTGQYLQQVLQQYPAMKN from the coding sequence ATGTCAGATAACAAGCTAGTCACAACCCTTAATGGACATCTTCCCTACACCAACCACAACGATCGCAATACAATTCGGATTAGGGGTGCTAGGCAGCATAATCTGAAAAATATTGACTTGGAGTTGCCACGCGATCGCCTGATTGTTTTCACTGGTGTATCAGGTTCGGGTAAGTCATCCTTGGCGTTTGATACGATTTTCGCTGAGGGACAAAGACGTTATGTGGAATCCCTTAGTGCTTATGCACGGCAATTTTTAGGACAGTTAGATAAACCGGATGTGGAAGCCATTGAGGGTTTGAGTCCGGCAATTTCCATTGACCAAAAATCTACATCTCATAACCCCCGTTCTACTGTGGGGACGGTAACGGAAATTTACGATTATCTGCGACTGCTGTTTGGTCGGGCGGGTGAACCCCATTGTCCCATCTGCGATCGCTGTATTGCCCCGCAAACTATCGATGAGATGGTTGACAGGATTATGGCACTACCAGAACGCACTCGCTTTCAAATCCTTGCCCCGGTGGTTAGGGGTAAAAAAGGCACTCACCGCAAATTATTATCTAGTTTGGCTTCTCAAGGGTTTGTGCGGGTGCGTGTCGATGGGGAAGTTCGGGAATTATCAGACTCAATTGAATTAGATAAAAATTTTACCCATACCATTGAAGTAGTTATCGACCGCTTGGTGAAAAAAGACGGTATACAAGAGCGTTTGGTAGATTCTCTGTCTACGTGCCTCAAACAATCGGGTGGTATTGCTAACATTTTAGTGAGTCCATCTTCGGAAAATACGGAAGAGGCAGAACAGGAATTAGTATTTTCGGAAAACTTCGCTTGTCCAGAACATGGTGCGGTGATGGAAGAATTATCACCGCGATTATTTTCGTTTAACTCACCTTACGGTGCTTGTCCCCACTGTCACGGTTTGGGGACTTTAAGAAGATTTGCGCCGGATTTGGTTGTACCTGATCCAGAAGCACCAGTATATGCTGCGATCGCCCCTTGGTCGGAAAAAGAAAATTCTTATTACCTAGAACTACTCTATAGTTTGGGACAAACTCACGGTTTCGAGTTACAGATTAAATGGCATCAGCTGACAGTAGAACAGCAGCAAATTATTCTGTATGGGGAGAAAGATGAGAACAGTAAAAATGAGCAGAAAACACCAAAATATAGAGGTGTTATCCCCATTTTACAACGGCAGTATGAGGGGGGAACAGAATTAATTAAGCAAAAATTAGAGCAGTATTTAATTGATCAACCTTGTGAAGTGTGTGGAGGTAGAAGGTTAAAACCAGAAGCTTTAGCTGTGCGGTTGGGACAATATAAAATTTTAGATTTAACAGGTGTTTCAATTCGGGATTGTCGGGAGAGAGTTGAGCAATTAAAGTTGAGCGATCGCCAGATGCAAATTGCTGATTTAGTCCTGCGAGAAATCAAAGCTAGATTGCAATTTTTGTTAGATGTCGGTTTAGATTATCTCACACTGGATCGTGCAGCCATGACCCTTTCTGGTGGTGAAGCCCAACGCATTCGTTTAGCCACACAGATAGGTTCTGGGTTAACAGGAGTTCTCTACGTTTTAGATGAACCAAGTATTGGTTTACATCAAAGAGATAATGGTAGATTACTCAAGACTTTAACCAAATTACGCAATTTAGGTAATACCTTAATTGTAGTCGAACATGATGAAGAAACAATTCGTGCAGCCGATTATATAGTTGATATTGGCCCCGGTGCCGGTATTCACGGCGGTAATATTATTGCCCAAGGTGATTTACAGGATTTACTCACAGCAGAACAGTCTTTAACAGGTGCATATTTATCAGGGCGAAGGGTAATACATACACCAGGAGAACGCCGCGAAGGTAATGGACGAAGTTTAATGATTAAAAATGCCCATCGCAATAATTTAAAGAATCTTGATGTAGAGATTCCTTTAGGTAAACTTGTTGCTGTTACTGGTGTTTCTGGTTCTGGTAAATCGACTTTAATTAACGAATTACTCTACCCGTCATTACAACATCATTTAACTAAAAAAGTTCCATTACCCAAAGAATTAGATAAAATTCAAGGCTTAAATTCAGTCGATAAAGCCATAGTCATTGATCAATCACCCATTGGCAGAACACCACGTTCTAACCCCGCAACTTATACAGGGGTTTTTGATGTGATTCGAGAGGTTTTTTCACAAACAATTGAAGCCAAAGCTAGAGGTTATAAACCAGGGCAATTTTCTTTTAATGTCAAAGGTGGACGTTGTGAAGCCTGTAGCGGACAGGGTGTAAATGTCATTGAAATGAATTTTCTCCCTGATGTTTATGTACAGTGTGAAGTTTGTAAAGGAGCGAGATACAACCGCGATACTTTACAGGTGAAATATAAAGATAAATCCATTGCTGACGTTCTCAACATGACAGTTGAGGAGAGTTTAGAATTCTTCCAAAATATTCCCAAAGCTGTTACTCGTTTGCAAACTTTAGTTGATGTGGGTTTGGGTTATGTGCGACTCGGACAACCTGCAACTACCTTATCTGGCGGTGAAGCGCAAAGGGTGAAATTAGCCACAGAATTATCTCGTCGCGCCACAGGTAAAACACTTTATTTAATCGATGAACCCACCACAGGTTTATCTTTTTATGATGTTCATAAGTTATTAGATGTGTTGCAAAGATTAGTAGATAAAGGCAATTCAATTTTAGTCATTGAACACAACTTAGATGTGATTCGTTGCGCCGATTGGGTAATAGATTTGGGGCCAGAAGGTGGCGACAAAGGCGGAGAAGTGATTGCTGTAGGTACACCAGAAGAAGTTGCCAAAAATCAAAAGTCTTACACTGGACAATATTTACAGCAAGTTTTGCAACAATATCCAGCTATGAAAAATTAG
- a CDS encoding metal ABC transporter permease, with the protein MLEALIEPLQYGFMQRSLVIAILVGLLCAVVGSYLMVQRLALLGDAISHSVLPGLAIAFMLGGNIFIGAFIAGVFSTVAITWIRTRSPIKEDAAMGIVFSAFFALGITLITIIQKDNKIDLNHFLFGNILGVTVNEVRDTAIIAVIVLLVIVLLYKELLFYTFDPLGAQAAGLPVNRLNFGLMLLISLTIVASMKAVGVILVLSLLITPGATAYLLVKRLHEVMILGALIGVVSSISGMYLSYFYNLPSGPAIVLVVSGLFLLALLFSPKHGILIPTSKQKNY; encoded by the coding sequence ATTCTAGAAGCTTTAATTGAGCCATTGCAGTATGGCTTTATGCAGCGATCGCTTGTAATTGCTATTTTAGTAGGCTTGTTGTGTGCAGTTGTCGGTAGTTACCTCATGGTGCAAAGACTAGCACTCTTAGGTGATGCTATCAGCCACTCAGTTTTACCAGGACTAGCGATCGCTTTTATGCTGGGAGGGAATATTTTCATTGGCGCATTTATCGCTGGGGTATTTAGTACCGTAGCGATTACCTGGATCAGAACGCGATCGCCTATCAAAGAAGATGCCGCAATGGGCATAGTTTTTTCTGCATTCTTTGCCCTAGGGATTACCTTAATTACTATTATTCAAAAAGATAATAAAATTGACCTCAACCATTTTTTATTCGGCAATATTCTTGGCGTAACTGTTAACGAAGTACGTGATACAGCTATTATTGCCGTGATTGTTTTATTAGTGATTGTTTTATTATATAAAGAACTATTATTTTACACCTTTGACCCCTTGGGCGCTCAAGCCGCAGGTTTACCAGTTAATCGGCTCAACTTTGGTTTGATGCTGTTGATTTCCTTAACTATTGTTGCCAGTATGAAAGCAGTGGGTGTGATTTTAGTGCTATCACTATTAATTACACCAGGAGCTACTGCATATTTATTAGTGAAACGTTTACACGAAGTGATGATTTTAGGTGCATTGATTGGCGTAGTTTCTAGTATTAGTGGTATGTATCTCAGCTACTTTTATAATTTACCTTCTGGACCAGCAATTGTCTTAGTAGTGTCAGGATTATTTTTGTTAGCATTATTATTTAGTCCCAAACACGGTATTTTAATCCCCACAAGTAAACAAAAAAATTATTGA
- a CDS encoding DUF4351 domain-containing protein, which translates to MTRFIHDQFAKDYLEELLKNYGEVQAPSRVAGEVREIDVYFSPYPQPNPSLQLLGLLGKFASNPAIFEPFRNPTSPDEICDCLLKLLEVRAVLKREAKRNKTNIQETKTPKLWILTPTASPEILSSFNANLNSDSLPGIYYLGEALRTAIVVIHQLPRTEETLWIRMLGKGTVQKQAIEELAELTPSHPFRRITLELLYNLQKHLEVSQELEDKEIIMRLAPLYQQDRELAIQEGKIEGKIEGKIEGEISLISRQLNRRIGEIPVTLLQRIQALTLEKLEVLGVELLDFRKADDLEAWLNQNQA; encoded by the coding sequence ATGACAAGATTTATTCATGATCAATTTGCCAAAGACTATTTAGAAGAACTTCTCAAAAATTATGGAGAAGTTCAAGCACCTAGTCGCGTTGCGGGAGAAGTGCGAGAAATAGATGTTTACTTTTCTCCCTATCCCCAACCAAACCCTAGCTTACAACTTTTAGGTTTATTAGGTAAATTTGCGTCTAATCCTGCTATTTTTGAACCATTTCGTAATCCGACATCTCCTGATGAGATTTGCGATTGTTTGTTAAAGCTATTAGAAGTGAGAGCAGTTTTAAAAAGAGAAGCAAAACGCAATAAAACCAATATTCAAGAAACAAAAACACCGAAATTATGGATACTTACACCCACAGCATCACCAGAGATTTTATCCAGTTTTAATGCCAACTTAAACAGCGATTCTTTACCAGGTATATACTATTTAGGAGAAGCATTACGTACCGCTATAGTAGTTATTCACCAACTACCCCGCACAGAAGAAACTCTCTGGATTAGAATGTTAGGGAAAGGAACTGTTCAAAAACAGGCTATTGAAGAATTAGCAGAGTTAACACCCAGTCACCCTTTTAGAAGAATTACATTAGAATTATTATACAACCTGCAAAAACACCTGGAAGTTAGCCAAGAACTCGAAGACAAGGAGATAATTATGAGATTAGCACCACTGTATCAACAAGATAGAGAGTTGGCGATTCAGGAAGGTAAGATTGAAGGTAAGATTGAAGGTAAGATTGAAGGTGAAATTTCATTAATTAGCCGTCAATTAAATCGGCGTATTGGTGAAATTCCAGTTACCTTACTTCAAAGGATTCAAGCACTAACGCTGGAGAAATTAGAAGTTTTGGGAGTAGAATTACTAGACTTTCGCAAAGCCGATGATTTGGAAGCTTGGTTAAATCAAAATCAAGCATAA
- a CDS encoding HAD family hydrolase has translation MTASSPKILALDFDGVICDGLIEYFEVAWRAYCQIWSPANDTVPDDLALRFYRLRPVIETGWEMPVLIKALIDDIPEDKILQEWVNITPHILSTDKLQSKEVAIKLDSLRDEWIATDLNGWLSLHKFYPGVVEKLKVTIASEVKLYIVSTKEGRFIQQLLQREGVDLPPTAIFGKEVKRPKYETLRELIAAADIQPGNLWFVEDRLKTLELIQKQTDLNNVKLFLADWGYNTQPERKAAQNDPGVQLLSLSQFTKDFSGWL, from the coding sequence ATGACAGCAAGTAGTCCGAAAATTTTAGCTTTAGACTTTGATGGTGTGATTTGTGATGGACTAATTGAATATTTTGAGGTAGCATGGCGTGCTTACTGTCAAATTTGGTCGCCTGCTAACGATACAGTACCAGATGATTTAGCATTGAGATTCTATCGCCTCAGACCTGTAATTGAAACAGGTTGGGAAATGCCTGTTTTAATCAAAGCTTTGATTGATGACATTCCAGAAGACAAGATTCTTCAAGAATGGGTAAATATTACACCCCATATTTTGTCAACTGACAAGCTACAGTCAAAAGAAGTTGCCATCAAACTAGACAGCCTACGAGATGAATGGATAGCCACAGATTTAAACGGTTGGCTAAGTCTACATAAATTTTATCCGGGTGTGGTAGAAAAACTGAAAGTGACTATTGCCAGTGAGGTGAAGTTATATATTGTCTCCACCAAAGAAGGACGATTTATACAACAATTATTACAACGGGAAGGAGTTGATTTACCACCAACAGCAATTTTCGGCAAAGAAGTAAAGCGTCCCAAATACGAAACCCTGCGGGAACTGATTGCAGCCGCAGATATTCAACCGGGTAATTTATGGTTTGTAGAAGATAGGCTCAAAACATTAGAGTTAATCCAAAAGCAAACTGACCTGAATAATGTAAAACTGTTCTTGGCAGATTGGGGCTATAATACCCAACCAGAAAGAAAAGCTGCCCAAAACGATCCAGGTGTGCAATTATTATCTCTGTCTCAATTTACTAAAGATTTTTCTGGGTGGCTGTGA
- a CDS encoding histidine phosphatase family protein, protein MSQIVWIARHANRLDFVNPDWFLTAERRYDPPLSEDGFEQAKLLARRLKNENIAHIFASPFLRTVQTANAVAEVLDLPIKLETGLSEWLNPAWMTEEPERLSTPALAELFPRIDTSYTSQIAAKYPETHEQVRARSGQTARCLASDYFPHDILLVAHGASVLGGAMGLVGDIAKTEVKASLCSLVKVVRREPEWLLELKGDTSHLTQVEEVIRFA, encoded by the coding sequence ATGAGTCAAATAGTTTGGATCGCAAGACACGCCAACCGTCTCGACTTTGTAAATCCCGATTGGTTTCTCACAGCAGAACGACGCTACGATCCACCATTGTCAGAAGATGGTTTTGAGCAAGCCAAGCTACTAGCTAGGCGGTTAAAAAATGAAAACATCGCCCATATTTTTGCTTCTCCCTTTCTGCGAACAGTACAAACAGCCAACGCTGTAGCAGAAGTTTTAGATTTGCCAATTAAACTAGAAACAGGACTAAGCGAATGGCTAAACCCTGCCTGGATGACAGAAGAACCCGAAAGACTTTCAACTCCAGCCTTAGCAGAATTATTTCCCAGGATTGATACCAGCTACACATCCCAAATTGCTGCTAAATATCCCGAAACTCATGAACAGGTACGCGCACGTTCAGGACAAACTGCTAGGTGTTTGGCATCTGATTACTTCCCCCATGATATTTTGCTAGTAGCACACGGTGCTTCTGTACTGGGGGGTGCAATGGGATTAGTCGGAGACATCGCTAAAACCGAAGTCAAAGCTTCCTTGTGTTCTCTAGTCAAAGTAGTACGTAGAGAACCAGAATGGTTGTTAGAACTCAAGGGAGACACTTCTCATTTAACCCAGGTAGAGGAAGTTATTCGATTTGCTTGA
- a CDS encoding metal ABC transporter ATP-binding protein, giving the protein MTATTNINIAHLGVHYRTQEALRDINCIVKPGRLTGIFGPNGAGKSTLMKAMLGLVPASSGRVLYQGKPLMQQLDQVAYVPQRSQIDWTYPATVWDVVMMGRVKKTGWLRSFSGVSRQVAKNALARVGMKELCDRPIGQLSGGQQQRVFLARALAQQAEIFCFDEPFVGIDQKTQAVIFDVFHELATANKIVLVVNHDLGESISHFDDLILLNRELIATGSRQQVLTEENLRCAYGGKVIYFADAA; this is encoded by the coding sequence ATGACAGCGACAACCAACATTAACATTGCCCATCTAGGGGTACACTACCGTACACAAGAAGCCTTGCGGGATATTAACTGTATTGTCAAACCGGGACGACTAACTGGGATTTTTGGCCCCAACGGTGCGGGGAAAAGTACCTTAATGAAGGCGATGCTGGGTTTAGTTCCCGCTAGCAGTGGTAGGGTATTGTATCAAGGTAAACCCCTGATGCAGCAATTAGACCAAGTTGCTTACGTTCCTCAGCGTAGCCAAATTGACTGGACTTATCCCGCCACCGTTTGGGATGTAGTGATGATGGGAAGAGTCAAGAAAACAGGGTGGTTACGTAGTTTTTCTGGTGTGAGTCGCCAAGTAGCAAAAAATGCCCTAGCCAGAGTAGGGATGAAAGAACTTTGCGATCGCCCCATCGGACAATTATCAGGGGGACAGCAGCAAAGAGTATTTTTAGCCCGTGCTTTAGCACAACAAGCTGAAATCTTCTGTTTTGATGAACCCTTTGTAGGGATTGATCAAAAAACCCAAGCCGTGATTTTTGATGTCTTTCACGAATTAGCAACCGCCAACAAAATTGTCTTAGTAGTAAACCACGACTTAGGCGAATCCATCAGCCATTTCGACGATTTAATCCTACTCAACCGCGAACTCATCGCTACAGGTTCAAGACAGCAGGTACTCACAGAAGAAAATCTGCGTTGTGCTTACGGTGGTAAAGTCATCTACTTTGCCGATGCAGCATAG
- a CDS encoding IS630 family transposase, giving the protein MKAYSLDLRQKILDTYKTGGISQRQLAKRFCVTLSFIEKLLKQYRETGSIAPKVRMQQTPPKLNEEQLNVLFEIVEAKNDATLSEIREQLKEKTGITIGISTVDRMLQKMEISLKKTLHAAEKETERVQLLRVQFWLLIQGIPADHLIFLDEAGANLSLSRHSARSPKGKRAHGSRPQKRSKNVSIIGAIGLRGVISQYSILGATDGLTFEAYIAQKLVPKLKEGDYVIMDNCSIHQGGDIEALIEAAGAKLIYLPPYSPDFSPIENCWSKLKNILRSLGARSYPDLAKAIEMAFNQISLNDIYNWFTHCCYCTSPD; this is encoded by the coding sequence ATGAAAGCATATTCGCTCGATTTACGCCAAAAAATACTTGATACATATAAGACAGGTGGAATATCACAACGTCAGTTAGCCAAAAGATTTTGTGTAACTTTAAGCTTTATTGAGAAATTACTTAAACAATATAGAGAAACAGGAAGTATCGCGCCTAAAGTCAGGATGCAACAAACTCCACCAAAGCTAAATGAAGAACAATTGAATGTTCTTTTTGAAATAGTAGAAGCCAAGAATGATGCCACTTTATCAGAAATTCGTGAGCAACTCAAAGAGAAGACAGGGATAACGATTGGTATTTCCACAGTAGACAGAATGTTACAGAAGATGGAAATCAGCTTAAAAAAAACATTGCACGCCGCAGAAAAGGAAACTGAGAGAGTTCAATTATTAAGAGTCCAGTTCTGGCTCTTAATTCAAGGAATACCTGCTGATCATCTGATTTTCCTTGATGAAGCTGGAGCTAATCTATCTTTGAGCCGACATTCTGCTCGTTCCCCTAAAGGTAAAAGAGCGCATGGTTCTCGACCTCAAAAACGCAGTAAAAATGTTTCGATAATTGGTGCAATTGGTCTGAGGGGTGTGATTAGTCAATATAGCATTTTAGGTGCAACTGATGGGCTGACATTTGAGGCTTATATTGCTCAAAAATTAGTTCCTAAACTTAAGGAAGGTGATTATGTAATCATGGACAATTGCTCAATTCATCAAGGTGGAGATATTGAAGCACTCATTGAGGCTGCCGGAGCTAAGTTGATTTATTTACCACCATATTCTCCTGATTTTTCCCCTATTGAAAATTGTTGGTCGAAGCTGAAGAACATACTACGTTCTCTTGGTGCTAGAAGTTATCCAGATTTAGCAAAAGCAATTGAAATGGCTTTTAACCAAATCTCTTTAAATGATATTTATAATTGGTTTACCCACTGTTGCTACTGTACTTCACCAGACTGA